From Ignavibacteriota bacterium, the proteins below share one genomic window:
- a CDS encoding insulinase family protein has protein sequence MRTTLAVLLAVLVLAAGRADAQLDRSIIPGPGPAPATAFPDYDVITTANGMRIIVVQNHELPTVAIRLLVDAPPILEKEMAGVVDLTGQLMRAGTTKRSKDQLDEEVDRIGATLGASGLSVDASGLSRNIEKLFDLVADVTLRPSFPQAELQKLVMQTQSGLKARKSEPDAIVSLLRKRILYGDKHPYGEVESEQSIGRITRAACQKVYKTWFVPNAVILAVVGDVQRDQVMALVKKNFGAWKKGTVPKPVYPAVKPLDQRAVALVDRSSAVQSAIRVGQTITLPRTSPDVMPVTVMNKVLGGGISRLFINLREKHSYTYGAYSAAGPDELVGYFTAQTSVRNSVTDSAITEIFYELNRIRDEAVEGVELDRAKNAMSGAFVQSLEKAEDVAGYAIDIERYNLPKDHYRTYLQRVAAVTPQDVQRVARQYLAPDKMLVAVVGSGREVKEKLAAFGPVRLYDEEGGPVAEKAAAPVTLTADQIFAKFIERTGGAAKYAAIKDRTIEVSGKIQEMDMKIRTIQRSPASLYQEVAMMGMVQKQVFNGTAGWTSSPMGSKDLAGEELEDIQKEAPIESYGALAAFGVKAEVTGRKEVKGKECYEVTLTTKSGSVSRHYFDVKDFLKVREASVKNTPRGPVEQVTDLSDYKAFGGVMIPTKNEQTVMGTTFILTVDKCTVNGGVADSLFVKPAGK, from the coding sequence ATGAGAACCACTCTTGCAGTACTGCTTGCCGTCCTGGTGCTCGCAGCAGGACGGGCCGATGCGCAATTGGACCGGAGCATCATTCCCGGTCCGGGCCCTGCGCCCGCGACCGCATTCCCGGACTATGACGTCATCACCACCGCGAATGGCATGCGCATCATCGTCGTTCAGAACCATGAATTGCCGACGGTCGCGATCCGTCTGCTCGTCGACGCGCCACCGATCCTCGAGAAGGAGATGGCAGGTGTTGTCGATCTGACCGGCCAGCTCATGCGTGCCGGGACCACCAAGCGGTCCAAGGACCAGTTGGATGAAGAAGTGGACCGGATCGGTGCCACGCTGGGTGCCAGTGGTCTGAGCGTGGATGCCAGCGGCCTCTCGCGCAACATCGAGAAATTGTTCGACCTCGTTGCGGATGTCACCCTCCGCCCGTCGTTCCCGCAGGCAGAGCTGCAGAAGCTCGTGATGCAGACACAGTCGGGCCTCAAGGCGCGCAAGTCCGAACCCGATGCCATCGTGAGCCTCCTTCGCAAGCGGATCCTGTACGGTGACAAACATCCGTACGGGGAAGTGGAGAGCGAACAATCGATCGGCCGGATCACCCGGGCCGCATGCCAGAAGGTGTACAAGACCTGGTTCGTGCCGAATGCCGTGATCCTCGCGGTGGTCGGCGATGTGCAGAGGGATCAGGTGATGGCACTCGTGAAGAAGAACTTCGGTGCATGGAAGAAGGGCACGGTCCCCAAGCCGGTGTACCCGGCCGTGAAACCGCTTGATCAACGCGCGGTGGCACTCGTGGACCGTTCCAGTGCGGTGCAGTCGGCCATCCGTGTCGGCCAGACCATCACCCTTCCCCGTACTTCGCCTGATGTCATGCCGGTCACCGTCATGAACAAGGTCCTCGGCGGCGGAATTTCCCGGCTCTTCATCAATCTCCGTGAAAAGCACTCCTACACCTATGGTGCGTATAGTGCTGCCGGCCCGGATGAACTGGTCGGCTATTTCACGGCGCAGACCTCCGTGCGCAATAGCGTTACCGACAGTGCGATCACCGAGATCTTCTACGAGTTGAACCGTATCCGTGACGAAGCGGTGGAGGGGGTCGAGTTGGACCGCGCGAAGAACGCCATGAGCGGCGCGTTCGTTCAGAGCCTCGAGAAGGCGGAGGACGTGGCGGGCTATGCGATCGACATCGAGCGCTACAATTTGCCGAAGGACCATTACCGTACCTATCTGCAGCGCGTTGCAGCGGTGACCCCGCAGGATGTCCAGCGTGTGGCACGCCAGTACCTTGCACCTGATAAGATGCTGGTGGCGGTGGTCGGTTCAGGCCGGGAGGTGAAGGAGAAACTCGCCGCGTTCGGGCCTGTCCGGCTGTATGATGAAGAGGGCGGTCCTGTCGCTGAAAAGGCCGCTGCCCCGGTGACGTTGACCGCGGACCAGATCTTCGCGAAGTTCATCGAGCGGACCGGCGGAGCGGCGAAGTATGCCGCCATCAAGGACCGGACCATCGAGGTAAGCGGGAAGATCCAGGAGATGGACATGAAGATCAGGACCATTCAGCGCTCGCCCGCCAGCCTGTATCAGGAAGTGGCGATGATGGGCATGGTCCAGAAGCAGGTGTTCAACGGCACGGCCGGCTGGACGTCGTCCCCGATGGGGTCGAAAGACCTTGCGGGAGAGGAACTCGAGGACATTCAGAAAGAAGCGCCGATCGAATCCTACGGCGCCCTGGCTGCGTTCGGCGTGAAGGCCGAAGTGACAGGCCGGAAGGAAGTGAAGGGAAAGGAATGCTACGAGGTGACGCTGACGACGAAGTCGGGGAGCGTCTCGCGGCACTACTTCGATGTGAAGGATTTCCTGAAGGTGCGTGAAGCGTCCGTGAAGAATACCCCCCGTGGGCCGGTGGAGCAGGTGACCGACCTGAGCGACTACAAGGCGTTCGGCGGCGTGATGATTCCGACCAAGAACGAGCAGACCGTCATGGGGACGACGTTCATCCTCACCGTGGACAAGTGCACGGTGAATGGCGGCGTGGCGGATTCGTTGTTCGTGAAGCCGGCAGGGAAGTAA
- a CDS encoding insulinase family protein, with translation MNTIYHKEAAVKTLYLFALLTLVSAAAFGQVNIQFEQYELPNGLHVILHQDKSAPIVPHALVSHVGSKNEQADRTGFAHFFEHLMFEGTPHIGRGEFFKMVQNAGGELNASTSFDQTIYYITVPANQLELVMWMESGRMLDLKIDSVGVETQRGVVKEERKQGLENRPYGSILEQTMSHSFKVHPYRWTPIGSAQYIDKAGIDEFRQFYKHFYVPNNACLVIAGDIDIAHAKELVAKYYGGIPRGEAPIVRPKEVEPPQTVQVRDTVYDNIQLPAVILAYHMPAQGTDDYYALSMLTTLLSGGESSRLTKRLVDKDKLAVVVQSIPLSLEDPGLFLALAIANFGKTLPEVEKTIQQEIERVQKDLITEAEFQKIRNQRESDFIQKNSSVQGKAVELAMYHLFYGDANLVNTELARYMKVTREDIRRVAQQYLAPESRTVLYYLPKAQGQ, from the coding sequence ATGAATACTATCTATCATAAGGAGGCAGCAGTGAAGACCCTGTATCTCTTCGCGCTTCTCACGCTGGTATCGGCCGCCGCTTTCGGGCAGGTCAATATCCAGTTCGAGCAGTACGAGCTCCCGAATGGGCTGCACGTGATCCTGCATCAGGACAAGTCGGCTCCCATCGTTCCCCACGCCCTCGTCTCTCATGTCGGTTCGAAGAACGAACAGGCAGACCGGACGGGCTTCGCCCACTTCTTCGAACATCTCATGTTCGAAGGGACGCCGCATATCGGTCGCGGCGAATTCTTCAAGATGGTGCAGAACGCCGGTGGAGAATTGAACGCCAGCACGAGCTTCGACCAGACCATCTATTACATCACGGTCCCGGCGAACCAGCTGGAACTGGTGATGTGGATGGAGTCAGGCCGCATGCTTGACCTCAAGATCGATTCCGTGGGCGTCGAGACCCAGCGCGGCGTCGTGAAGGAGGAGAGGAAGCAGGGGTTGGAGAACCGCCCGTATGGATCGATCCTCGAGCAGACAATGTCGCACTCGTTCAAGGTCCATCCCTACCGCTGGACCCCGATCGGGTCGGCCCAGTACATCGATAAAGCAGGGATCGACGAATTCCGCCAGTTCTACAAGCACTTCTACGTCCCCAACAACGCATGCCTCGTGATCGCCGGCGACATCGATATCGCCCACGCGAAGGAACTGGTGGCGAAGTACTACGGCGGGATCCCGCGTGGTGAAGCGCCGATCGTCCGCCCGAAAGAGGTGGAGCCGCCCCAGACGGTGCAGGTCCGCGACACCGTGTACGACAACATCCAGCTCCCGGCCGTGATCCTCGCCTATCACATGCCCGCACAGGGAACGGATGACTACTATGCATTGAGCATGCTCACGACATTGCTCTCCGGCGGCGAAAGCTCGCGCCTGACCAAGCGCCTCGTGGACAAGGATAAGCTGGCGGTGGTGGTGCAATCCATTCCGTTGAGCCTTGAGGATCCGGGACTGTTCCTGGCCCTCGCCATCGCGAACTTCGGCAAGACCCTTCCGGAAGTGGAGAAGACGATCCAGCAGGAGATCGAGCGCGTACAGAAGGACCTGATCACCGAAGCCGAATTCCAGAAGATCCGCAATCAGCGTGAATCCGATTTCATTCAAAAGAACTCCTCGGTGCAGGGTAAGGCCGTTGAATTGGCAATGTACCATCTCTTCTACGGGGATGCGAATCTCGTCAACACTGAGCTTGCGCGCTACATGAAGGTCACGCGTGAGGACATTCGCCGGGTAGCGCAACAGTATCTCGCCCCGGAGAGTCGCACCGTTCTCTATTACCTTCCCAAAGCGCAAGGACAGTAA
- a CDS encoding ABC transporter permease, which yields MKLTWIMTVASLKMYLRQKETVIWAFFFPLLLLGLFGFIRFDGVGTMHLGVVNAAGPAGVPIVERFRHVSALEVHEGTEEAERAQLMAGERDLLVIIPADYGKDGASRLTVLADREAKPRETQLGTLIVQKVMDDAVFARADSLHRTTLDVRAVTVRNLTYVDFLLPGVLSMSIMQLGIFGVAFAFVTLKRRGILRRLKVTPLQPREFITAQVLSRLVVVVAQIALMLVFGVYVLHVHFIGNAMLLLGVAILGTTVFLAMGFAIAGLARTEDQVPPMANALTLPMLLLSGVFFSRSNLPEVVRVITGVFPLTHLADAMRAVAIDGAGVADIMPQLIGLGIWAPVSIGLAVWLFRWE from the coding sequence ATGAAGCTGACCTGGATCATGACCGTTGCATCCCTGAAGATGTACCTCCGTCAGAAAGAGACCGTCATCTGGGCATTCTTCTTCCCGTTGCTGCTGCTGGGACTCTTCGGCTTCATACGGTTCGATGGTGTCGGCACGATGCATCTGGGCGTCGTCAATGCCGCGGGCCCTGCAGGCGTCCCGATCGTCGAGCGGTTCCGTCATGTTTCGGCACTGGAGGTCCATGAAGGCACGGAAGAGGCAGAGCGTGCGCAGTTGATGGCCGGCGAACGCGATCTTCTCGTCATCATCCCCGCGGACTACGGGAAGGATGGAGCCTCACGCCTGACGGTGCTGGCCGATCGGGAGGCCAAGCCACGTGAGACGCAGCTGGGCACACTGATCGTTCAGAAAGTCATGGATGATGCCGTGTTTGCGCGGGCGGACAGCCTCCACCGCACGACACTGGATGTACGTGCCGTGACCGTGCGCAATCTGACCTATGTGGATTTTCTTCTCCCGGGCGTGTTGTCGATGTCGATCATGCAGCTCGGCATCTTCGGTGTGGCGTTCGCATTCGTGACGCTCAAACGTCGCGGCATTCTCCGCCGTCTGAAAGTGACCCCACTGCAACCCCGGGAGTTCATCACGGCACAGGTGCTCAGCCGGCTCGTCGTGGTCGTCGCGCAGATCGCCCTCATGCTGGTCTTCGGGGTCTATGTCCTGCATGTCCATTTCATCGGCAACGCGATGCTCCTGCTGGGCGTTGCGATACTCGGTACCACGGTGTTCCTCGCGATGGGTTTCGCGATCGCCGGTCTGGCGCGCACGGAGGATCAGGTGCCTCCGATGGCCAACGCGCTCACCCTGCCCATGCTCCTGTTGTCCGGCGTGTTCTTCAGCCGATCGAACCTCCCGGAGGTGGTGCGGGTCATCACGGGGGTCTTCCCGCTGACGCATCTCGCCGATGCCATGCGCGCGGTGGCCATCGATGGTGCAGGTGTAGCAGACATCATGCCGCAGTTGATCGGGCTGGGCATCTGGGCACCCGTCAGCATCGGCCTGGCCGTATGGCTGTTCCGGTGGGAATAA
- a CDS encoding ABC transporter ATP-binding protein, with protein MHDPILIVDQLHKKYGDLVAVESVSFHVGRQEIFGILGPNGAGKTTTLEMIETLREPDGGQVIVNGVDIRRSPMDVKQMIGVQLQSTSFFDRLTLRELLVLFADFYGRTIDPIRYLDEVDLADRAASYPAQLSGGQKQRFSVALALVNDPAVLFLDEPTTGLDPQARRHLWGVIQRIRGEGKTIVLTTHYMEEAEELCDRVAIMDRGKIIALDTPRVLVQKLVDSGFSRERSHALANLEDVFLSLTGHSLRDDE; from the coding sequence ATGCACGATCCGATCCTGATCGTTGATCAGTTGCACAAGAAGTACGGCGACCTCGTCGCCGTGGAGAGCGTCAGTTTCCATGTCGGCAGGCAGGAGATCTTCGGTATCCTCGGTCCGAACGGTGCCGGCAAGACGACCACGCTCGAGATGATCGAGACGTTGCGGGAGCCGGACGGCGGACAGGTGATCGTGAATGGCGTCGATATCCGCCGCTCCCCGATGGACGTCAAGCAGATGATCGGCGTACAGCTGCAATCCACATCCTTCTTCGACCGGCTGACACTGCGCGAGCTCCTGGTGCTCTTCGCGGACTTCTACGGGAGAACGATCGATCCCATCCGGTACCTGGACGAGGTCGATCTGGCCGACCGTGCAGCATCATATCCGGCCCAACTGTCGGGTGGCCAGAAACAGCGCTTCTCCGTTGCGCTCGCATTGGTGAATGATCCCGCGGTGCTGTTCCTGGACGAACCCACCACGGGCCTCGATCCACAGGCACGCCGTCATCTCTGGGGAGTGATCCAGCGCATCAGGGGCGAGGGGAAGACGATCGTCCTGACGACGCATTATATGGAGGAGGCGGAGGAGCTGTGTGACCGCGTGGCGATCATGGACCGGGGGAAGATCATCGCATTGGATACACCACGTGTGCTTGTCCAGAAACTGGTCGATAGTGGATTCTCCCGCGAACGCTCGCACGCGCTCGCGAATCTCGAGGATGTCTTTCTTTCTCTTACCGGACATTCTCTGAGGGACGACGAATGA
- a CDS encoding M28 family peptidase: protein MPMTMAPGAACVIELARVLGERGLRSTIVFACFGGEEEGLQGSTWFVDHFPQLDSVDLMLQIDMADGASYFELDPDAAFQVSAPRWLPEAAQEIYNAQRNDGDLRYLTHMATLNSSTPGGTGSDHMPFLEKGIPAIDFTSDIGYPIHSPLDNLATFDSSGLERSGSLVLGLVERFDAGVPSRTTEKYYLLQFAGHLFFLSHEIMYALSAIAVILSVVAFNTLRRKRLKDRSAEPSWSGLKLAVIAFVVQACVWLPETLLGAIKGYRYPWVNNFPAFTLLALLGGLLGLWLSLRVVSRWRIGTDPFPLFVRFFILMFGGWFGSLMANPEIALYTAWPLFWISLAVLIRPVWFKAGASLVALYLPARLVFVEPLTLFLRLMSGSTYENAFRNLVLPDVLYILGFGLMSLPFVYGLAAVHRSSDRDVFALRRFRSGRSGLILCGLFILLSGALVFTTVYDGAWQPIVRIEQKLTLGADSSAVHMTGSEGVDGLTVSLDGGMTTEVIAAQVLERSFPGALPEGWLGYDQTTAVLPDSARPDSLVQIKRVVDLDGSVRPVSVELRYHSDKPVTVTSPWAQGSRRRDLGSTETTGVFSWYAFPELPLRIPVALRVARGQTVTESLEVTYDTLAVPVRLSAPGTTVRTRMTVTRRDTLHAPGGE, encoded by the coding sequence GTGCCAATGACGATGGCTCCGGGTGCCGCGTGCGTGATCGAACTCGCGCGGGTCCTGGGCGAGCGCGGACTACGATCGACGATCGTGTTCGCCTGCTTCGGCGGCGAAGAGGAAGGGCTGCAGGGAAGCACGTGGTTCGTCGATCACTTCCCGCAGCTTGACAGCGTCGATCTGATGCTGCAGATCGACATGGCCGACGGCGCATCGTATTTCGAGCTCGACCCTGATGCCGCGTTCCAGGTGAGCGCGCCCCGGTGGCTTCCTGAGGCAGCACAGGAGATCTACAACGCCCAGCGCAATGACGGCGATCTCCGCTACCTCACGCACATGGCGACGTTGAATTCGTCGACCCCCGGGGGGACCGGATCGGACCATATGCCCTTCCTCGAGAAGGGGATCCCGGCGATCGACTTCACCTCGGATATTGGCTACCCGATCCATTCGCCCCTCGACAACCTGGCCACCTTCGACAGCTCCGGGCTGGAGCGCTCCGGCTCTCTGGTTCTCGGATTGGTCGAGCGCTTCGACGCCGGCGTACCGTCGCGCACGACCGAGAAGTACTATCTCCTGCAGTTCGCCGGGCACCTGTTCTTCCTTTCGCATGAGATCATGTACGCCCTCTCCGCGATCGCGGTCATCCTGTCCGTTGTCGCATTCAATACACTCCGTCGGAAGAGACTCAAGGACCGCAGCGCCGAGCCTTCATGGTCGGGGCTGAAGTTGGCGGTCATCGCGTTCGTTGTGCAGGCATGTGTCTGGCTCCCGGAGACCCTGCTGGGCGCGATCAAGGGATACCGATATCCGTGGGTGAACAACTTCCCGGCATTCACACTGCTGGCACTGCTCGGCGGGCTGCTCGGACTCTGGTTGTCCCTCAGAGTGGTTTCGCGGTGGCGCATCGGCACCGATCCCTTCCCCTTGTTCGTCCGGTTCTTCATCCTGATGTTCGGTGGATGGTTCGGCTCACTCATGGCGAATCCGGAGATCGCGCTCTACACGGCGTGGCCCCTGTTCTGGATCTCCCTCGCCGTGCTGATCCGCCCGGTCTGGTTCAAAGCGGGTGCGTCGCTGGTGGCGCTGTACCTCCCCGCGCGCCTGGTCTTTGTCGAACCCCTGACGCTTTTTCTCCGGCTCATGAGTGGATCGACGTACGAAAACGCATTTCGCAATCTCGTGCTGCCCGACGTGCTCTATATCCTGGGCTTCGGACTCATGTCGCTGCCGTTCGTGTACGGCCTGGCCGCGGTCCATCGTTCTTCCGACCGCGACGTCTTCGCGTTGCGGCGGTTCCGCTCCGGCCGTTCCGGCCTGATCCTCTGCGGACTGTTCATTCTCCTGTCCGGGGCCCTCGTGTTCACGACGGTCTATGACGGCGCCTGGCAGCCGATCGTGCGGATCGAGCAGAAGCTGACGCTCGGCGCGGATTCGTCCGCAGTGCACATGACAGGTTCTGAAGGAGTGGATGGGCTCACGGTGAGTCTGGACGGCGGAATGACCACAGAGGTGATCGCCGCGCAGGTGCTGGAGCGCAGCTTCCCCGGGGCTCTGCCGGAGGGGTGGCTCGGGTATGATCAGACCACCGCGGTCCTGCCCGATTCGGCACGTCCGGATTCGCTCGTGCAGATCAAGAGGGTCGTCGACCTCGACGGTAGCGTGCGGCCGGTGAGCGTGGAGTTGCGCTATCACAGTGACAAGCCCGTCACCGTCACTTCGCCGTGGGCACAAGGCAGCCGCCGGCGCGATCTGGGATCGACCGAAACCACGGGCGTGTTCAGCTGGTATGCGTTCCCGGAACTCCCGCTGCGTATCCCGGTCGCGCTGCGTGTTGCACGCGGACAGACCGTGACCGAGTCTCTCGAGGTGACCTATGATACGCTCGCGGTGCCCGTGCGTCTCTCTGCACCCGGCACGACCGTGCGTACCCGCATGACCGTGACCCGCAGGGACACCCTGCATGCACCAGGAGGGGAGTAA
- a CDS encoding cob(I)yrinic acid a,c-diamide adenosyltransferase: protein MKIYTKSGDKGDTSLFGGQRVPKDALRIEAYGTVDELNSVLGIVRADGIGKPLDHILGTLQDELFVLGADLATPRSLQRKGLKRIGKKEAEFIEGTIDALEKQLKPLKSFILPGGSPVAARLHFARTVCRRAERVVVRLSRNEDIGDDCMVFLNRLSDLLFVLARFANHSANVSEVKWKS, encoded by the coding sequence ATGAAAATCTACACGAAATCCGGCGATAAGGGCGACACTTCGCTCTTCGGGGGACAGCGCGTTCCCAAGGATGCCCTCCGTATCGAGGCGTACGGCACCGTCGACGAACTGAACTCGGTGCTCGGCATTGTAAGGGCCGATGGTATCGGGAAGCCTCTGGACCATATCCTCGGCACCCTTCAGGACGAGCTCTTCGTCCTGGGGGCCGATCTGGCAACACCTCGATCGCTCCAACGCAAGGGCCTGAAGCGGATCGGCAAGAAGGAAGCCGAGTTCATCGAAGGGACGATCGATGCGCTCGAAAAGCAGCTCAAACCCCTGAAGAGTTTCATTCTCCCGGGCGGGTCACCTGTGGCCGCCCGCCTGCATTTCGCGCGCACGGTGTGCCGCCGTGCCGAACGTGTGGTCGTGCGGTTGTCCCGCAATGAGGATATCGGCGACGATTGCATGGTCTTTCTCAACCGTTTGTCCGATCTTCTTTTCGTCCTCGCGCGTTTTGCGAACCATTCTGCGAACGTTTCCGAGGTGAAGTGGAAATCCTGA
- a CDS encoding YIP1 family protein, which translates to MNLVDRVKNIIMTPKTEWPVIAAEEANPTAILTGYVIPLAAVPAAATVIGTGLIGGPFGASLTFGIGTGIVTFITAVVGVYLTALVMDYLAPNFGSQKNFGRALQTVAYSYTPAWVGGILAILPAISWLGTLAGLYGLYLMFLGLPHTMKTPEDKTIVYMIVTIIVLVVIYSILALILGGIMVAILGFGAMGSMMQ; encoded by the coding sequence ATGAATCTTGTCGACCGTGTCAAGAACATCATCATGACACCCAAGACCGAATGGCCCGTGATCGCTGCTGAAGAAGCGAATCCGACGGCCATCCTCACGGGCTATGTGATTCCCCTCGCGGCGGTACCCGCAGCCGCGACGGTCATCGGAACGGGCCTGATCGGCGGACCGTTCGGCGCCTCGCTCACATTTGGCATCGGAACCGGCATCGTAACATTCATCACGGCGGTCGTGGGTGTCTACCTGACGGCGTTGGTCATGGACTATCTCGCCCCGAATTTCGGGTCGCAGAAGAACTTCGGCCGTGCACTGCAGACCGTTGCCTATTCGTACACGCCGGCGTGGGTCGGCGGTATCCTGGCCATCCTTCCGGCCATTTCGTGGCTCGGGACCCTTGCCGGGCTGTATGGGCTGTACCTCATGTTCCTGGGCCTTCCCCACACAATGAAGACCCCGGAAGACAAGACGATCGTGTACATGATCGTGACCATCATCGTTCTGGTGGTGATCTACTCGATCCTCGCTCTGATCCTGGGAGGCATCATGGTCGCCATCCTGGGCTTCGGAGCCATGGGCAGCATGATGCAGTGA
- a CDS encoding response regulator, with protein MKQSILIVEDEPIQAMKLQFVLEQAGYTVHAADNGMSALSFLEQNAVDLVISDVMMPEMDGYTLCRKIRQSATMPKCLVALLTSQADPADVLSGLSVGADNYIMKPWDPKDLIVRVKQILASAAHRLRREAVEALEVSYRGKDYVIQANRLQMLSFFLTTYETQFRHSREVASARDELALISENLEQVVEERTAALSGEMEERRRAEERIAEQAALLDLAHDAIVVTGTDHEVLYWNKSAEKLYGWSAAESVGRGVTSLFLNDHDKVTIEARVRLLEDGRWSGEMEQVTKDGTAVIIQTSWTLVRDEKGEPKSILTISTDVSQKKKLEGQFLRAQRMESIGTLAGGIAHDLNNVLSPVLLSMSIFKEKMKDPDSLKMLGMIEESARRGADMVKQVLMFARGVQGERMVLQPRHLIREMQKIVDQSFPKNITFEMNTPSQLPCVKGDATQLHQVLLNLCVNARDAMPSGGTLRLSVEAVTLDEQYAALNPEAKPGDYVLVRASDTGSGIPPEVVDKIFEPFFTTKEVGKGTGLGLSTVLAIVRGHEGFVRVRSQVGVGTTFEVYIPAVDASDGMHIRHEDAPPQNGNGETVLVVDDERIVREITRLTLLSHGYNVLTADEGTEALALYSKHGDEISVVLTDIVMPYLDGAATIRALQRMNPEVKVIACSGLNSNEKRMGAMTLRDVPFIEKPYTTETLLRTLHEVLHSPVEVTEPG; from the coding sequence ATGAAACAAAGCATTCTGATCGTTGAAGATGAGCCGATCCAGGCAATGAAGTTGCAGTTCGTCCTGGAACAGGCGGGATACACGGTACACGCGGCCGACAATGGCATGAGTGCACTGTCGTTCCTTGAACAGAATGCCGTGGACCTCGTCATCAGCGACGTGATGATGCCGGAGATGGACGGCTACACCCTGTGCCGGAAGATCAGGCAATCCGCGACGATGCCCAAGTGCCTGGTGGCCCTCCTCACCTCTCAGGCGGACCCGGCCGATGTCCTGAGTGGCCTGTCCGTGGGGGCCGATAACTATATCATGAAACCCTGGGATCCGAAGGACCTGATCGTCCGGGTGAAACAGATCCTGGCATCAGCGGCCCACCGCCTGCGCCGCGAAGCGGTGGAAGCGCTTGAGGTCTCATACCGGGGGAAGGATTACGTCATCCAGGCGAACCGCCTGCAGATGCTCAGCTTCTTCCTGACGACCTATGAGACGCAGTTCCGGCATTCCCGTGAGGTTGCCAGTGCACGTGACGAACTCGCTCTCATCAGCGAGAATCTCGAACAGGTGGTCGAAGAACGGACCGCTGCCCTGAGCGGAGAGATGGAGGAACGCCGCCGCGCCGAAGAGCGGATCGCCGAACAGGCGGCCCTGCTCGATCTGGCCCATGACGCGATCGTGGTCACCGGCACGGACCATGAGGTCTTGTACTGGAACAAAAGCGCCGAGAAACTCTATGGCTGGTCGGCGGCAGAAAGCGTCGGACGTGGGGTGACCAGCCTGTTCCTGAACGATCACGACAAAGTGACGATCGAAGCCCGGGTCAGGTTGCTCGAGGATGGCCGTTGGTCAGGTGAGATGGAACAGGTGACGAAGGATGGCACCGCGGTCATCATTCAGACGAGTTGGACCCTTGTGCGGGATGAGAAGGGCGAGCCGAAGTCGATCCTGACCATCTCGACCGACGTCTCCCAGAAGAAGAAGCTGGAGGGGCAATTCCTGCGTGCGCAGCGCATGGAAAGCATCGGCACACTTGCCGGCGGTATAGCGCACGACCTGAACAATGTCCTCTCTCCGGTCCTTCTCTCGATGTCGATCTTCAAAGAGAAGATGAAGGATCCGGACAGCTTGAAAATGCTCGGGATGATCGAGGAGTCTGCGCGGCGGGGGGCCGATATGGTGAAGCAGGTCCTGATGTTTGCCCGGGGTGTCCAGGGCGAACGGATGGTGCTGCAGCCGCGCCACCTCATCCGCGAGATGCAGAAGATCGTGGACCAATCGTTCCCCAAGAATATCACGTTCGAGATGAACACGCCCTCGCAGCTCCCCTGCGTCAAGGGCGACGCCACACAGCTCCATCAGGTGCTCCTGAATTTGTGCGTGAATGCCCGGGACGCAATGCCGTCGGGCGGTACGTTGCGGCTGAGTGTTGAGGCGGTGACGCTGGATGAACAATACGCAGCACTGAACCCGGAGGCGAAACCGGGGGACTATGTGCTGGTCCGCGCGAGCGATACCGGCTCCGGCATTCCCCCCGAGGTCGTGGACAAGATCTTCGAGCCCTTTTTCACCACGAAGGAGGTCGGGAAAGGGACCGGCCTCGGCCTCTCCACCGTGCTCGCGATCGTGCGCGGCCATGAAGGATTCGTCCGGGTACGCAGCCAGGTGGGTGTTGGTACGACCTTCGAGGTGTACATCCCTGCGGTCGACGCATCCGATGGTATGCATATCCGCCACGAAGATGCTCCCCCGCAGAATGGGAACGGGGAAACGGTCCTCGTGGTGGATGATGAGAGGATCGTTCGTGAGATCACGAGGCTTACCTTGCTCAGCCATGGGTACAATGTGCTCACGGCGGATGAGGGGACCGAAGCTCTGGCGCTGTACTCAAAGCATGGGGATGAGATCTCCGTCGTACTGACGGACATTGTGATGCCCTACCTTGATGGGGCGGCGACCATCCGCGCGTTGCAGCGCATGAATCCCGAGGTGAAGGTGATCGCCTGCAGTGGCCTGAATTCCAATGAGAAGCGCATGGGGGCGATGACACTGCGCGATGTGCCGTTCATTGAGAAGCCGTACACGACCGAGACACTCCTCCGCACACTGCATGAGGTCCTCCATAGTCCCGTGGAGGTCACTGAACCCGGCTGA
- a CDS encoding Hpt domain-containing protein, producing the protein MSGNRTSLCVLSLLMVASGDAWALRTSAHTLKGAAASICATAASTVAFALEKAGRDGTLDGVPDLVAQLTTEVHRLNLELSALAEATLAEGRGVS; encoded by the coding sequence ATGTCAGGAAATCGTACCTCACTATGTGTCCTGAGTCTTCTGATGGTCGCCAGCGGTGATGCATGGGCCCTGAGGACGTCGGCCCACACACTCAAAGGAGCGGCCGCCAGTATCTGTGCGACCGCGGCCTCCACGGTAGCATTCGCTCTGGAAAAGGCGGGACGGGACGGGACCCTTGACGGCGTGCCGGATCTCGTTGCGCAACTCACTACGGAGGTTCATCGGCTGAACCTCGAACTCTCCGCTCTCGCAGAAGCTACGCTAGCAGAAGGAAGAGGTGTCTCATGA